The sequence ttacatttactgtgtgtactttatttctgttattattacattgtaatatataatgaaataattatacaactcaccataataaagaatcagtgggagccctttgcttgttttcctgcagctagatggtcccatctgggggtgatgggaggcagtgacacccaaagtgtgttgcttatgtccagtctactccataAGATGCagcttgtcacttgccactcactgatagggtttgtttttttaaaaactaatttacttatttggttgtgccgggttttagttgcagcacgtgggctccttagttgaggcagtcgggctccttagttgcggctccagggctccttagttgtggcatgtgaactcttagttgcagcatgcatgtggcatctggttccctgaccagggattgaacccaggccccctgcattgggagcatggagtcttatccactgtgccaccagggaagttccactgatagggttttgatatgagtctgtaagcaattgatttattatggtctctgtacagtcaaacctctctgctaatgataatctgtatttgtagccgctccccagcgctagcatcactgcctcagctccacctcagatcatcaggcattagattctcataaggagtgcaCAACCTAGATCGCTcacatgcacagttcacagtagagTTCAccctcctatgagaatctaatgccgccactgatctcacaggaggtggagctcaggtggtaatgtgagcagtGGGGagggctgtaaatacagatgaagctttgttcactcgcccaccactcacctcctcctGTGCGGCCCGgatcctaacaggccacagaccactACCGGTCTGTGGCCCAGAGGTTGGGACCCCTGAGTTAAGGGATGCataaaacaattagatgtaaaatattatatcaaaaacagtaattgggaggatttccctggtggtccagtggttaagaatgtgcctttcaatgcaggggacatgggtttgatccctcgttggggaactaagatcctacatgttgtggggcaactaagcccgcacgccacagctattgagctcacgtgcctcaatgacagagcccacgtaccgcaaactacagagtccacatgTTCTGGagcctacgcaccacaactaaagagagaaaatccacacaccacaactagagagaagcccacgcaccacaatgaagagaatgTGTGCTGTAACAAAATATTCCTACATGCCTCAAcagagatcccatgtgccacaactaagacccacctgacacagccaaaaataaagaacataaatattttaaaagtaaagaataaaaaccatataatcatctcgaTAGAAAAAACTTTGGATAAAgttcagcatccatttatgataaaaactctccagaaagtgggcatagagggagcatacctcaacataataaaggccatatatgacaaatccacagctaacataatactcaatggtgaaaagatgaaagtatttcctctgagaacaggaacaagacaaggatgcccactctcactgcttttattcaacatagttttgtaagtcctagctacagcagagaagaaaaagaaacaaaaggaatccaaactggaaaggaagaagtaaaactgtcacatttgcaaatgacatgatactatacatagaaaatcctaaagacgccaccagaaaaccactagagctcatcaatgaattcagtagagttgcaggattcaaaattaatatacagaagttggttgcatttctgtacactaacaatgaactatgagaaagagaaattaaggaaacagtctcaTATAccatatcatcaaaaagaataaaatacctaggaataaacctacctagggaggtaaaagatctatactcagagaactataagacactgatgaaagaaattgaagataacataaatagatggaaagatataccttgttcttggattgaaaaaattaatattgttaaaatgacaatactatccaatgcaatctacagattcagtgcaatccctatcaaaatatcaatggcattcttcacagaattagaacaaatcattttaaaatttgtatggaaacacaaaagaccccaaatagccaaaactatcttgagaaagaggaacagagctggaggaatcatgctccctgacttcagactatactacaaagctagtcATCAAATCAATGTGGTACCAgcatagaaacagacacatagatcaatggaacagactagagagcacagaaataaacccacacacttattgTCAATTtagctatgacaaaggaggaaagaatatacaatggagaaaagacattctcttcaataagtggtgctgggaaaattggacagctacacataaaagaatgaaattagaacattcgcTAACACCGTaataaaaataagctcaaaatggattaaagacctagatataagaccagatactataaaattcctagaagaaaacataggcagaatactctttgacataaatcacagcaatatttttttggatctgtctcctaaagcaaaggaagcaaaagcaaaaataaacaaatgggacctaatatatatatgtgtgtacatatatatatatatatatatatatatatatatataaaaaaccctGACCCTTGAGTGTCCAGCTGTCATCCATCTCCCTTGTCCATGtattcttcctctctcccagaaGACTGTTTCATAccttcttctctcttcccaaCTGCTCTTACCTTATGACCCTAttgcttatttcactgagaaaataggaAGTCAGGAGGGAACGTCTAGTTTTCTTACTAGCCACTCAGCTCCTACCCTTGCCCCATACAATCTATTCTCAACACAACAGCCAGATTCTGATAAAACATAGATGAGGTCAGTTAACCCTCTGATCAAAACTCCGTGTGTTGGGTGCTCTGACTTCATCTTCTACACCTCTCCCCTTCAGTTACCCTGCTTTAGCCACCCTGGCTTCCTTGCTGTCCCTTGAACATGCCTGGCACATGCCATGTCATGGCCTTTATGCTTGCTCTGTGCTCTTTTCTTCCCCCAGGTATCTGTATGGTTTGCTCCCTCACCTCTGGCTCTCCGCTCAGATGCCCATGCAGTGAGACACTCCCTGATCACCTATTTACAGTTGCAATACCATCCTACCAAAAACTCCCTCCTcacttctctgctttatttttccacaCAACACTTAACACCTTCTAAATAATTTACTGACTTGACCTGGTTACTATCTGCCTCCACCACTAGAACTGTGATAGTAAGCTCCATAAGGGCAGGCATTTGGATGGAAGGTGAGGTAGAGAAAGAAGACACGCACTTACAAAATTTTGGCTGATATAATTTCATTCAGAAATTGTATGGccactagatttttttaaatgtgtagctgtaaaaaaaaaaaaaaaaaaaaaatgtgtagctgtaaacttcttaaatattttcaagaaatctATTTGGGCAAGATTTTATTCATCTCTTCTGCCTGCCATCTGTATAATGTGTTTACCATTTCTTGTAACCaacattaaaagataaaatattttctttcacaaaagATATGCTTAGTAAAGTGAaaacttcagttttttttctgatttcctagGTGGCAGCCTCAAGAAACAAATGAAAGCCTTAAGAATTATCAAGATGCTCTGCGTCAGAGTGATCTCACGTTGTGCCCAGCAGGAGTAAACACGGAGTGTTACAGAATATATGAGGCTTGCTCCTATGGCTCCGTTCCCGTGGTAGAAGACGTAATGACAGCTGGCAGCTGTGGAAATTCATCTGTTTACCATAATGCTCCTCTGCAGTTACTCAAGTCCATGAATGCTCCCTTTATCTTTATTAAGAACTGGAAGGAACTTCCTGctattttagaaaaagagaaaactataattttacaagaaaagattcaaagaagaaaaaggttaCTTCACTGGTATCAGTACTTCAAAGCAGAGCTAAAAATGAGATTTATTAATATTGTGGAAAGTTCATTTCTAAAGAATAAAGGTTAACTGTAGTTCATCTTTTTGAGCTaagatctgattttttaaatcatttctagtactgggtatgtatgtgtgtgcttatGTGTTTATTAATGTTCCTTAAGTTGCCCCTAGACCCTAGGTTATGTCTGTAGTATTGACCAAGTACAGCCTTATTGGGCCACTcctgaaaataaagttaaaatgttaCTCAAACTCATTTGTACAAAGTTGAGTGATTTAGCATAATCAACTCTTCTCATTCATTTAAACCTGCTCTAGAGAAGCAGCATTGTGTAGTGGAAAGactaggctttggagtcagacaaaacCTGGGTTAAAATCTTACCGCTGCACCTACTATCTGGGGACCTTGAGCAAGCCACCTCATTGTTCTGAGTCTTGGTTCCTTTCCATGTAGAACGGAGATAATGGTACCTCATAGGGTTGGTtgtaaatatgaaatgaaataatatataaagtactcaataattgtaataatttctaattcatttttaattcctTACTAGTTAATAATagagtaaaatttaaatattttaacacatgATCATTTCCACAATTGGGGAGTAATCATGTCATGATAGGAATGTATGTGGATAAATCTTAAAGAGTTAGACTTTTAGATTACTCAAGTTTTGTTGGATCACATATGTTGAGGTAGGTGCCTAGATACAGAATTTGGTCATAATCCATACAAAACATGGACTGGGGGCAGTCAGGAGCCAGAAAATTAGTATCTAAACTCAACAGAAGTTGTCATTGAAGTATGGAGTAAGACTAGCCAACTCAAAGGAGagtgctttgggcttccctggtggcgcagtggttgagaatccgcctgccgatgcaggggacacgggttcatgccctggtccgggaggatcccacatgccgcggagcggctgggaccgtgagccatggcctctgagcctgcgcatccggagcctgtgctccgcaatgggagaggccacagcagtgagaggcccgcgtaccgagaaaacgaaaaaaagaaaaaaaaaaaaggagagtgcTTTGTGCAAAGGCTGTCTGATGCTCTCGGGGAACAGCGGCTTTGATTAAGGCTGAGAGAGTGGTCTTGTATCTTCAGGACCTTGGGCTCCTGAGAGGATGCAG is a genomic window of Kogia breviceps isolate mKogBre1 chromosome 12, mKogBre1 haplotype 1, whole genome shotgun sequence containing:
- the RXYLT1 gene encoding ribitol-5-phosphate xylosyltransferase 1 isoform X3, whose translation is MDVFQWPLGVATYRNFPVVEANWSMLHNERPYLCNFVGTIYENSSRQALMNILKQDGNDKLCWVSAREQWQPQETNESLKNYQDALRQSDLTLCPAGVNTECYRIYEACSYGSVPVVEDVMTAGSCGNSSVYHNAPLQLLKSMNAPFIFIKNWKELPAILEKEKTIILQEKIQRRKRLLHWYQYFKAELKMRFINIVESSFLKNKG